Proteins encoded together in one Mycobacterium sp. MS1601 window:
- a CDS encoding FHA domain-containing protein, giving the protein MSRPVAPALTVRHDGSSRTFAAGNDVVVGRDLRADVRIAHPLISRAHLVLRFDHGRWIAIDNGSLNGMFVNNRRVANVDLHDGLALNIGNPDGPRLEFEVGRHTGAVGTPPQTASVPIPQHRPLTGTTPSSYQPPNYPASGGWQSPPSAPVQRPPQYPTGARPPVTPPPTHYPSQAQPAARPPASGAMPTQMGPTAIPPRTPTNSGGDGNLATSMLKILRPGRAPEVPAGGIKVGRATDNEIVIPDVLASRHHATLVPAAGGAEIIDHRSINGTFVNGQRVEQATLREGDVVTIGNVDLVFTGGTLARRSETQAATRTGGLEVRGLTWTIENNKTLLNNISIDARPGTLTAVIGPSGAGKSTFAKQVAGLTHPTSGRVTFEGHDIHAEYASLRSRIGMVPQDDVVHGQLTVRQALMYAAELRLPPDTTKEDRENVVMQVLEELEMTKHLDTRVDKLSGGQRKRASVALELLTGPSLLILDEPTSGLDPALDRQVMTMLRQLADAGRVVLVVTHSLTYLDVCDQVLLLAPGGKTAFYGPPSQIGPQLGTTNWADIFSTVAGDPDEAGKRYIERTGPAPEAEASTEEPADLGKPAKTSFRRQFSTIGRRQMRLIVSDRGYFVFLALLPFIMGVLSLSVPGTVGFGVPDPMGDAPNEPGQILVLLNVGAIFMGTALTVRDLIGERAIFRREQAVGLSTTAYLLAKVCIYAVFAIVQSSIVTAIAVLGKGGPTQGSVSFLPPTAELFVVMGATTVTAAMVGLALSAMAKSAEQIMPLLVVAVMSQLVFSGGMIPVTDRLVLDQLSWITPARWGFAASASTVDLIHLVPGPLTPKDALWEHTTKAWWFDMGMLGALCIAYLGFVRWKIRLKAA; this is encoded by the coding sequence ATGTCTCGACCAGTCGCACCTGCACTGACCGTTCGGCACGATGGGTCTTCGCGCACTTTCGCCGCGGGCAATGATGTTGTTGTCGGGCGTGACCTGCGCGCGGACGTACGTATCGCACACCCGTTGATCTCGCGCGCCCATTTGGTGCTGCGCTTCGATCACGGCCGGTGGATCGCAATCGACAACGGCTCACTCAACGGCATGTTCGTCAACAACCGCCGGGTCGCCAACGTCGACCTCCATGACGGGTTGGCGCTCAACATCGGCAACCCCGACGGCCCCCGCCTCGAATTCGAGGTCGGCAGGCACACCGGTGCCGTGGGCACTCCACCACAAACCGCCTCGGTGCCCATCCCGCAGCATCGGCCCCTCACGGGCACCACCCCGTCGAGCTATCAGCCTCCGAACTACCCGGCCAGCGGCGGCTGGCAGTCGCCGCCGTCGGCGCCGGTTCAGCGGCCCCCGCAGTACCCGACCGGTGCGCGGCCGCCCGTCACCCCGCCCCCGACGCACTATCCGAGCCAGGCGCAGCCGGCGGCGCGTCCACCCGCGTCAGGTGCGATGCCTACCCAGATGGGGCCCACGGCCATCCCGCCGCGGACACCCACCAACAGTGGCGGCGACGGAAACCTCGCCACCAGCATGCTCAAGATCCTGCGCCCGGGTCGCGCTCCCGAGGTGCCGGCGGGCGGCATCAAGGTCGGTCGCGCCACCGACAACGAGATCGTCATCCCCGACGTGCTGGCCTCCCGGCACCACGCGACGCTGGTGCCGGCCGCCGGTGGCGCCGAAATCATCGACCACCGCAGCATCAACGGCACGTTCGTCAACGGCCAACGGGTCGAGCAGGCCACGCTGCGTGAGGGCGATGTCGTCACCATCGGCAACGTCGACCTGGTGTTCACCGGCGGAACGCTGGCGCGGCGGTCGGAAACCCAGGCCGCCACCCGCACCGGCGGTCTGGAGGTCCGGGGCCTCACCTGGACCATCGAGAACAACAAGACGCTGCTCAACAACATCTCCATCGACGCCCGGCCCGGCACGCTCACCGCGGTGATCGGCCCGTCCGGTGCCGGTAAGTCCACCTTCGCCAAGCAGGTCGCCGGTCTGACCCACCCGACCAGTGGACGGGTGACCTTCGAGGGCCATGACATCCACGCCGAATACGCCTCGCTGCGTTCCCGGATCGGCATGGTGCCCCAGGACGATGTGGTGCACGGGCAGCTGACGGTCCGCCAGGCGCTGATGTACGCCGCCGAGCTGCGGCTGCCGCCGGACACCACCAAAGAGGACCGCGAGAACGTCGTCATGCAGGTTCTCGAGGAACTCGAGATGACCAAGCACCTCGACACCCGGGTGGACAAGCTCTCCGGCGGCCAGCGCAAGCGCGCGTCGGTGGCCCTGGAACTGTTGACCGGCCCGTCGCTGCTGATCCTCGACGAACCCACCTCCGGCCTGGACCCGGCGCTGGACCGCCAGGTCATGACGATGCTGCGCCAACTGGCCGACGCCGGCCGCGTGGTGCTGGTGGTCACGCACTCGCTGACCTATCTCGACGTCTGCGACCAGGTGCTGCTCCTGGCCCCCGGCGGCAAGACTGCGTTCTACGGACCGCCGAGCCAGATCGGCCCGCAGTTGGGCACCACCAACTGGGCCGACATCTTCTCCACTGTGGCCGGCGACCCCGACGAGGCGGGCAAGCGGTACATCGAGCGCACCGGCCCGGCCCCGGAGGCCGAGGCCTCCACCGAGGAGCCCGCGGATCTGGGCAAGCCGGCAAAAACCAGCTTCCGGCGGCAGTTCTCGACCATCGGGCGCCGGCAGATGCGCCTGATCGTCTCCGATCGCGGCTACTTCGTCTTCCTGGCACTGCTGCCGTTCATCATGGGAGTGCTGTCGCTGTCGGTGCCCGGCACCGTCGGCTTCGGGGTGCCCGACCCGATGGGCGACGCACCCAACGAGCCCGGCCAGATCCTGGTGCTGCTGAACGTCGGCGCCATCTTCATGGGCACCGCGCTGACGGTCCGCGACCTGATCGGTGAGCGGGCCATCTTCCGCCGGGAGCAGGCCGTCGGATTGTCCACCACCGCCTACCTGCTGGCGAAGGTCTGCATCTACGCGGTGTTCGCGATCGTGCAGTCCTCGATCGTCACGGCCATCGCGGTGCTGGGCAAGGGCGGCCCGACGCAGGGTTCGGTGAGCTTCCTGCCGCCCACGGCGGAGCTGTTCGTGGTGATGGGTGCGACGACGGTGACCGCGGCGATGGTGGGTCTGGCGCTCTCGGCGATGGCCAAGTCCGCCGAGCAGATCATGCCGCTGCTGGTGGTGGCGGTGATGAGTCAGCTGGTGTTCTCCGGCGGCATGATCCCGGTGACCGACCGCCTGGTGCTCGATCAGCTGTCCTGGATCACCCCCGCCCGCTGGGGCTTTGCGGCATCGGCGTCGACGGTTGACCTGATTCATCTGGTGCCAGGGCCCCTGACACCCAAGGACGCGCTGTGGGAGCACACCACCAAGGCGTGGTGGTTCGACATGGGCATGCTGGGCGCGCTGTGCATTGCGTACCTGGGCTTCGTGCGGTGGAAGATCCGGCTCAAGGCCGCGTGA